Below is a window of Vibrio gazogenes DNA.
TGTACGTCAGTTGATTGCGATTGCTATCCCGATTGCGGTGCAGAATATTTTGTTCTCTAGTCGGGGGCTGGTCGATGTCATCATGCTGGGGCAGCTCGGTGAAGCGGAAATTGCCGCAGTGGGCGTCGCTGCCAGAGCGACATTTGTTTCGACCATTATGTTGGTTGGTGTGACAACCGGCGGGGCTTTGCTCACCGCTCAATATTGGGGGGCTGCGAATCGGCAGGGCGTCCGGGAAAGCACCGCATTGACCTGTTTAGTGTCGATGTTTTTTGCCACTCTCACCGTATTACTGTTTATGTTCTTTTCCGAATCGGTGATGTCGCTGGCGACAGATTCGCCCGATGTGATTCGTTTGGGGAGTGAATATCTTCAGATCACGTCGGTCAGTATGTATGCAGTGGCGCTGGTCAGCAGTATGGCGGTCGGCTTACGTGCGATGCATAAGCCCGCGGTAAGCACCTTTTTTAGTGCGATCGGGATTGGCTCGAATGTGGTGTTGAACTGGGTTTTGATTTTCGGTCATTTCGGGTTACCCGCGATGGGGATTGCGGGTGCTGCCATTGCGACAGTGCTCAGTGGTGTGATCGAAATTGTGACCTTGTATGGGTATCTGTATCGAAAACAGCATTTATTGGCGTTCCGTTGGCCTGATTTGGTGGCAACAATGCATATGCCGAAGGTGAAGCGCTTTTTACAGCTCTCATTGCCGACGACATTTAACTTCCTGATCTGGTCTGGCGGCTTGTTTGCTTATCATGCCATTATGGGTTTGAGTGGGGTGCAAGGGTTGGCTGCGCTGTCGGTGATGACGCCGGTTGAATCGATTTCGCTCAGTTTTATGATCGGCATTTCCAGCGCCGCAGCGGTGCTGGTCGGCAATCAACTGGGTGCCAAAGAATATGAAAAAACCTATGATCAGGCCATTGCATTGACGATACTGTGTGTCTTTGCCAGTATTGTTATCGCTATTTTGTTGTATTTGTTGCAAACGCCTGTGCTCAATGCCTTTTCTGCTTTAACGCCGGAAACGCGTGAGTTGGCTGAAAAGTTTATCGCGATTCTGAGTATTGGTATTGTGTTACGCTCTTTTCCGATGTCTGCGATTGTTGGTGTGTTGCGTGCCGGTGGCGATGTGAAATTCTGTTTATATCAGGATATATGTGCACAATGGGTGATTGGTATTCCGGTCACAGCTATCGTGGCGGTTATGTTTCATGCGCCCCCGGAGTGGGTCTATTTCGCGTTCCTGACGGAGGAATGTGTTAAGTGGATTGGCTCGATTCCACGCATACGGAGTAAGAAATGGATGAGAAATCTGATAGACACGGATGTGTGATTAACACCGCAAACTACTTTCTCCATTATGGTTTTTAGTGTAGATTCACACACCGAGATGTGTGAGGGTGGATCCAAAGATGTTAGAACTGACAGACCTGTGTAAAGGCTATTTAGATGGGGAGGAATTTCACCCTATTTTACAAGGCGCAGAGCTGAAACTGACATCGGGTGAACAGGTCGCATTGATGGGAGAGAGCGGCTCTGGTAAGAGTACACTTTTAAACCTGATCGCAGGGATTGATAAAGTGGACTCCGGAGACATTTGGTTTCCTAATTTCCCGATGCATAACGCTTCAGAACACCATCGTGCGGCTTATCGACGCCATCATATCGGTCACGTTTTCCAACAGTTTAATTTACTTCCGACGCTGAATATTGCTGATAATATTCGTTTTTGTCGTCAATTGCGCCGGCTACCCGAAGATCAAGGTTTGTGGCGTCAGATTCTGTCCGCCCTTGATTTAATGCCTCTGCTCGGGCGCTATCCGGAAGAAGTGTCCGGTGGTCAACAGCAACGTGCTGCGATTGCCAGAGCGCTATATATGGAACCGAAACTGTTGTTGGCTGATGAACCCACCGGAAGTCTGGATGAAAAGAATGCAGAAGCGGTACTTCGGCTACTGACATCTTTATCCCGTAGACTTGAATATACATTGTTGCTTGTCACTCACAGTGAAAAAGTAGCGAGTCATATGGAGCGGAGTGTTCGTCTACAGGGAGGGCAGTTGCATGTTGTGTCCCGTAGTTAAAGCACTGCTGGGTCACTATCGTCGGTCACCATTACAGATTTTACTGGTCTGGCTGGGGCTGACATTAGGCGTTTCTATTCTGATCGGTGTGACAGCGATTACAGAACATGCCCGTAAAAGTTATGCGCATGGTGAAAAGCTGTTTGCGAATCCGCTGCCGTATCACATTCGTCCCCGTTCCCTAGAAAATCAGATTCCATATCAAGTTTATCAACACCTACAACAGGCCGGTTTTCATCAGTGTGTCCCTTTCAGCCGGTTTAAAGCTGAAACGCAGCACGGCGAAACGATGACTGTGATTGGGATCGACCCCGTCAGTATGGCGAATGTTGTCTCCTCAAAGCAGTCGCTCTGGCAACAACCGCTCCTGCCGTTATTGATTGCACCACATTCGGTGATCATCAGTCGTCAGTTTGCCAAGCATGAACGGCTAAAAAATGGCGACTGGATTACATTGTCGTCCGGAGGTCATATCGGCCCGGTGATTGTCGATCAACATGATTGGGTTTATGGGCGCCGCGTGATGACCAACCTGTCATTGGTCCGTGCTTTGACGGGGACCAATTTTCTATCGGTGATTGCTTGTCGGGAAATGCCGAATGAGACGTTACAGCGATTAAAGCAGGTGCTGCCACCGACGTTGTCGATCAATCGACAGTACCGTTCTGATATTGGTTCGCTGACCAAAGCCTTCTTGTTGAACTTAGATGTCATCGGTGGGCTGGCCTTTTTAGTCGGACTTTTTATTTTCTATCAGGCGATATCGCTTTCTTTTATTCAGCGTCAACCGCTGGTGGGCATGATGCGTCAGGCCGGTGTCTCGGGTCTCGAACTGACGAAAGCATTGATGATCGAACTCAGCCTATTGATTC
It encodes the following:
- a CDS encoding ABC transporter ATP-binding protein codes for the protein MLELTDLCKGYLDGEEFHPILQGAELKLTSGEQVALMGESGSGKSTLLNLIAGIDKVDSGDIWFPNFPMHNASEHHRAAYRRHHIGHVFQQFNLLPTLNIADNIRFCRQLRRLPEDQGLWRQILSALDLMPLLGRYPEEVSGGQQQRAAIARALYMEPKLLLADEPTGSLDEKNAEAVLRLLTSLSRRLEYTLLLVTHSEKVASHMERSVRLQGGQLHVVSRS
- a CDS encoding MATE family efflux transporter, encoding MIFSSIRGSFVRQLIAIAIPIAVQNILFSSRGLVDVIMLGQLGEAEIAAVGVAARATFVSTIMLVGVTTGGALLTAQYWGAANRQGVRESTALTCLVSMFFATLTVLLFMFFSESVMSLATDSPDVIRLGSEYLQITSVSMYAVALVSSMAVGLRAMHKPAVSTFFSAIGIGSNVVLNWVLIFGHFGLPAMGIAGAAIATVLSGVIEIVTLYGYLYRKQHLLAFRWPDLVATMHMPKVKRFLQLSLPTTFNFLIWSGGLFAYHAIMGLSGVQGLAALSVMTPVESISLSFMIGISSAAAVLVGNQLGAKEYEKTYDQAIALTILCVFASIVIAILLYLLQTPVLNAFSALTPETRELAEKFIAILSIGIVLRSFPMSAIVGVLRAGGDVKFCLYQDICAQWVIGIPVTAIVAVMFHAPPEWVYFAFLTEECVKWIGSIPRIRSKKWMRNLIDTDV